In Chlorocebus sabaeus isolate Y175 chromosome 5, mChlSab1.0.hap1, whole genome shotgun sequence, one genomic interval encodes:
- the LOC140711667 gene encoding SAGA-associated factor 29-like: protein MRRGVLMTLLQQSAMTLPLWIGKPGDKPPPLCGAIPAPGDYVKVAARVKAVDGDEQWILAEVVSYSHATNKYEVDDIDEEGKEGVSRPGLDMETGGSLTAGKEHPHPVTG, encoded by the exons ATGCGCAGAGGGGTGCTGATGACCCTGCTGCAGCAGTCGGCCATGACCCTGCCCCTGTGGATCGGGAAGCCCGGTGACAA GCCCCCACCCCTCTGTGGGGCCATCCCCGCCCCAGGGGACTACGTAAAGGTGGCTGCCCGGGTGAAGGCCGTGGATGGGGACGAGCAGTGGATCCTGGCCGAGGTGGTCAGTTACAGCCATGCCACCAACAA GTATGAGGTAGATGACATCGAtgaagaaggcaaagagggagtgTCCAGGCCAGGGCTGGACATGGAGACTGGGGGCAGCCTAACAGCTGGGAAGGAACATCCCCACCCAGTCACAGGTTGA
- the LOC119621165 gene encoding sulfotransferase 1A1, whose amino-acid sequence MELIQDTSRPPLEYVKGVPLIKYFAEALGPLQSFRARPDDLLISTYPKSGTTWVSQILDVIYQGGDLEKCRRAPIFMRVPFLEFKVPGIPSGMETLKDTPAPRLLKTHLPLALLPQTLLDQKVKVVYVARNAKDVAVSYYHFYHMAKVHPEPGTWDSFLEKFMAGEVSYGSWYQHVQEWWELSHTHPVLYLFYEDMKENPKREIRKILEFVGRSLTEETVDLMVQHTSFKEMKKNPMANYTTIPQELMDHSISPFMRKGMTGDWKTTFTVAQNERFDADYAEKMAGCSLSFRSEL is encoded by the exons ATGGAGCTGATCCAGGACACCTCTCGCCCGCCACTGGAGTACGTGAAGGGGGTTCCGCTCATCAAGTACTTTGCAGAGGCACTGGGACCCCTGCAGAGCTTCCGGGCCCGGCCCGATGACCTGCTCATCAGCACCTACCCCAAGTCCG ggACTACCTGGGTGAGCCAGATTCTGGACGTGATCTACCAAGGTGGCGACCTGGAGAAGTGTCGCCGAGCTCCCATCTTCATGCGGGTGCCCTTCCTTGAGTTCAAAGTCCCAGGGATTCCCTCAG GGATGGAGACTCTGAAAGACACACCGGCCCCACGGCTCCTGAAGACACACCTGCCCCTGGCCCTGCTGCCCCAGACTCTGTTGGATCAGAAGGTCAAG GTGGTCTATGTTGCCCGCAACGCAAAGGACGTGGCGGTCTCCTACTACCACTTCTACCACATGGCCAAGGTGCACCCTGAGCCTGGGACCTGGGACAGCTTCCTGGAGAAGTTCATGGCCGGAGAAG TGTCCTACGGGTCCTGGTACCAGCACGTGCAGGAGTGGTGGGAGCTGAGCCACACCCACCCTGTTCTCTACCTCTTCTATGAAGACATGAAGGAG AACCCCAAAAGGGAGATTCGGAAGATCCTGGAGTTTGTGGGGCGCTCCCTGACAGAGGAGACCGTAGACCTCATGGTTCAACACACGTCATTCAAGGAGATGAAGAAGAACCCTATGGCCAACTACACCACCATCCCCCAGGAGCTCATGGACCACAGCATCTCCCCCTTCATGAGGAAAG GCATGACTGGGGACTGGAAAACCACCTTCACCGTGGCGCAGAATGAGCGCTTCGATGCGGACTATGCGGAGAAGATGGCaggctgcagcctcagcttccgcTCTGAGCTGTGA
- the LOC140711666 gene encoding sulfotransferase 1A1-like, whose product MELIQDTSRPPLEYVKGVPLIKYFAEALGPLQSFRAWPDDLLISTYPKSGTTWVSQILDMIYQGGDLEKCRRAPIFTRVPFLEFKVPGIPSGMETLKDTPAPRLLKTHLPLALLPQTLLDQKVKVVYVARNAKDVAVSYYHFYHMAKVYPEPGTWDSFLEKFMAGEVSYGSWYQHVQEWWELSHTHPVLYLFYEDMKENPKREIRKILEFVGRSLPEETVDLMVQHTSFKEMKKNPMTNYTTVPQEFMDHSISPFMRKGMTGDWKTTFTVAQNERFDADYAEKMAGCSLSFRSEL is encoded by the exons ATGGAGCTGATCCAGGACACCTCTCGCCCGCCACTGGAGTACGTGAAGGGGGTTCCGCTCATCAAGTACTTTGCAGAGGCACTGGGACCCCTGCAGAGCTTCCGGGCCTGGCCCGATGACCTGCTCATCAGCACCTACCCCAAGTCCG ggACTACCTGGGTGAGCCAGATTCTGGACATGATCTACCAAGGTGGTGACCTGGAGAAGTGTCGCCGAGCTCCCATCTTCACGCGGGTGCCCTTCCTTGAGTTCAAAGTCCCAGGGATTCCCTCAG GGATGGAGACTCTGAAAGACACACCGGCCCCACGGCTCCTGAAGACACACCTGCCCCTGGCCCTGCTGCCCCAGACTCTGTTGGATCAGAAGGTCAAG GTGGTCTATGTTGCCCGCAACGCAAAGGACGTGGCGGTCTCCTACTACCACTTCTACCACATGGCCAAGGTGTACCCTGAGCCTGGGACCTGGGACAGCTTCCTGGAGAAGTTCATGGCCGGAGAAG TGTCCTACGGGTCCTGGTACCAGCACGTGCAGGAGTGGTGGGAGCTGAGCCACACCCACCCTGTTCTCTACCTCTTCTATGAAGACATGAAGGAG AACCCCAAAAGGGAGATTCGGAAGATCCTGGAGTTTGTGGGGCGCTCCCTGCCAGAGGAGACCGTGGACCTCATGGTTCAACACACGTCATTCAAGGAGATGAAGAAGAACCCTATGACCAACTACACCACCGTCCCCCAGGAGTTCATGGACCACAGCATCTCCCCTTTCATGAGGAAAG GCATGACTGGGGACTGGAAAACCACCTTCACCGTGGCGCAGAATGAGCGCTTCGATGCGGACTATGCGGAGAAGATGGCaggctgcagcctcagcttccgcTCTGAGCTGTGA